From one Plantibacter flavus genomic stretch:
- a CDS encoding ABC transporter permease has product MINFLAAFAWILDPAHWEGPGGIPVRVLQHLAVTGLTVLIACVIAIPLGLLIGHTGKGREVAVAITGALRALPTLGLLSLLALITLGWGFSSTSLVPAITALVVLAVPPVLAGAYGGVEAIDRQTIDAARAVGMNEWQILGKVEIPLALPLMIGGVRSAVLQTIATATVVAFLTNGPGLGRYILDGLPVRDYAQMLAGSIIIIVLALLLEGVFSLLQRAVVPRGVQATHTRVDETRGHATSGGDRSTAPDPVVAEAEANMQTAAYRND; this is encoded by the coding sequence ATGATCAACTTCCTCGCCGCCTTCGCCTGGATCCTCGACCCCGCGCACTGGGAGGGCCCGGGCGGCATCCCCGTGCGGGTGCTCCAGCACCTGGCCGTGACCGGCCTCACCGTCCTCATCGCCTGCGTCATCGCGATCCCGCTCGGGCTCCTCATCGGGCACACCGGGAAGGGACGAGAGGTCGCGGTCGCGATCACCGGCGCGCTCCGGGCGCTGCCCACGCTCGGTCTGCTCTCGCTCCTCGCCCTCATCACCCTCGGGTGGGGCTTCTCCAGCACGAGTCTCGTCCCCGCGATCACGGCCCTCGTCGTGCTCGCCGTCCCGCCGGTCCTGGCCGGTGCGTACGGAGGGGTCGAGGCGATCGACCGCCAGACCATCGACGCCGCGCGTGCCGTCGGGATGAACGAGTGGCAGATCCTCGGCAAGGTGGAGATCCCGCTCGCGCTCCCGCTCATGATCGGTGGCGTGCGCTCGGCCGTCCTGCAGACGATCGCGACCGCGACCGTCGTCGCGTTCCTCACCAACGGCCCCGGTCTCGGTCGCTACATCCTCGACGGTCTGCCCGTACGGGACTACGCGCAGATGCTCGCCGGCTCGATCATCATCATCGTGCTCGCCCTCCTCCTCGAGGGCGTCTTCTCCCTGCTGCAGCGTGCCGTCGTGCCGCGCGGCGTCCAGGCGACCCACACACGGGTCGACGAGACCCGGGGTCACGCCACGAGCGGTGGCGACCGGTCCACCGCTCCAGACCCCGTCGTCGCAGAAGCGGAGGCGAACATGCAGACCGCGGCATACCGCAACGACTGA
- a CDS encoding transcriptional regulator: protein MDELDPLIHAQARLRIMSTLAAIDAHSSMSFPRLQEMLDMTAGNLSTHLRKLEDGAYVLVTKTHRGRTPVTYLELTTLGRRAFEDYMTGLRAMLGGASGTGTS, encoded by the coding sequence ATGGACGAACTCGACCCCCTCATCCACGCTCAGGCCCGCCTGCGCATCATGTCGACGCTCGCGGCGATCGATGCGCACAGCAGTATGTCGTTCCCCCGCCTGCAGGAGATGCTCGACATGACCGCCGGGAACCTCTCCACGCATCTGCGGAAGCTCGAGGACGGCGCCTACGTCCTCGTCACGAAGACCCACCGGGGACGCACCCCGGTCACCTACCTGGAACTCACCACGCTCGGGCGCCGCGCGTTCGAGGACTACATGACCGGGCTCCGAGCGATGCTCGGCGGCGCGTCGGGAACGGGGACATCATGA
- a CDS encoding ABC transporter ATP-binding protein, with protein MISFEHVSKRFDDGTLAVDDFSLTIPSRSTTVFVGSSGCGKTTLLRMINRMVDPSGGRIVIDDEVVSAVDPVRLRRRIGYVMQNSGLLPHRTVIDNVATVPMLTGVNKKQARADALTLLDTVGLDRALADRYPSQLSGGQQQRVGVARGLAIDPNILLMDEPFGAVDPLVRAELQRELLRLQRDIAKTIVFVTHDIDEAFLLGDQVVILQKGGHIAQVGTPAEIVANPADDFVAQFIGADRGQRTLHVERVDGRDVVVDESGRPAGVLGAGPGAGDRTGLDVRKDGAST; from the coding sequence ATGATCTCCTTCGAACACGTCTCCAAGCGCTTCGACGACGGCACCCTCGCGGTCGACGACTTCTCCCTCACGATCCCGTCGCGTTCCACCACGGTCTTCGTCGGGTCCTCAGGCTGTGGCAAGACCACGCTCCTGCGGATGATCAACCGCATGGTCGATCCGAGCGGGGGACGCATCGTCATCGACGACGAGGTCGTCTCCGCCGTCGACCCCGTCCGTCTCCGTCGCCGCATCGGCTACGTCATGCAGAACTCCGGTCTCCTCCCGCACCGCACCGTGATCGACAACGTGGCGACGGTGCCCATGCTCACCGGCGTCAACAAGAAGCAGGCCCGGGCGGACGCCCTCACCCTCCTCGACACCGTCGGACTCGATCGCGCGCTCGCCGACCGGTACCCGAGTCAGTTGTCCGGTGGCCAGCAGCAGCGCGTCGGCGTCGCACGAGGCCTTGCGATCGACCCGAACATCCTGCTGATGGACGAGCCGTTCGGTGCCGTCGACCCGCTCGTGCGTGCCGAGCTCCAGCGGGAGCTGCTCCGACTGCAGCGCGACATCGCGAAGACGATCGTGTTCGTCACCCACGACATCGACGAGGCCTTCCTCCTCGGCGACCAGGTCGTCATCCTGCAGAAGGGCGGCCACATCGCCCAGGTCGGCACGCCGGCCGAGATCGTCGCCAACCCGGCCGACGACTTCGTCGCCCAGTTCATCGGCGCCGATCGCGGCCAGCGGACCCTACACGTCGAGCGCGTCGACGGACGCGACGTCGTCGTCGACGAGTCGGGCCGCCCCGCCGGTGTCCTCGGAGCCGGGCCCGGCGCAGGCGACCGCACCGGCCTGGACGTCCGGAAGGACGGCGCATCCACATGA
- the hrpA gene encoding ATP-dependent RNA helicase HrpA, translating to MSDLRISYPPELPVSAARADIARAISEHQVVIVAGATGSGKTTQLPKICLELGRESIGHTQPRRLAARTIAERISEELGQELGGIVGYQVRFTDQASKATKIKLMTDGILLNEIHRDRMLRKYDTIIIDEAHERSLNIDFLLGYLKQLLPQRPDLKVIITSATIDPESFSKHFDGAPIVEVSGRTYPVEIRYRPLVADEPTDDDQDAPESETADRDYLEGINAALDELARESMGDVLVFLSGETEIRDAADAIRGRNLPGTEVLPLYGRLSSADQHRVFQPSTVAGLRRRIILATNVAETSLTVPGIKYVIDAGTARISRYSVRSKVQRLPIEAISQASANQRSGRSGRTSDGIAIRLYSEDDFAKRPEFTEPEILRTNLAAVILQMISLGLGDIAAFPFLQPPDARGIKDGVDLLSELGAIETRTFADGSPRGGGPRLTRVGRDLSRLPIDPRFARMVVESKRHGVSREVLAIVAALTIQDPRERPLEHRQKADELHRRFVDPTSDFLALLNLWNYLEEKQDELSSSAFRRLCKNEFLNYLRVREWHDVYRQLRQLAKPLGLTINEPAVNPDGIHKSLLAGLLSHIGLKDQTVAPVVKGRNAPPATKTAKKGDYIGARQTRFVLFPGSALAKKQPNAVMSAELVETSRLFARTNASIDPAWAEQIAGDLCKRSYSEPHWEKNQGSAVAFEKVTLFGVPIVPRRRVQFGRIDQEQARELFLRHALVDGEWTHDIGRDKLFDFHRANRRLRRELSELEERTRRRDILFDDEAVFDFYDARVPAEISTTRGFESWWRKTRVDQPELLTMRQEDLLPEDAPAVDEDRFPAEWVQADQRLKLSYRFEPGSDDDGVTVIVPLALLDRLSPAGFDWQVPGLRRDLITAMIKALPKALRRNIVPAADWAAKLLAELPADVPAVAPGSPSAEDSFATRLANAIKRLSYMDINASDFEMGRVPEHLLVTFRVIDERGRTLASGKDLVELQQRLKQRTRASVAKVAAARVPNAIERSGFTRWDFDDLPRFIDIRQEDGVIRGYPAIVDDGTSVSIRIMSTEADQARAMPAGVRRLLLLAIPSPTAYVQQHLKANEKLALATSPYRSTPALFEDCLAACIDDVLFRVVPDGQVFSRLQYETLRDRVSASVMDRMFQTVAIVARILQAARDTEKAMKAATSMTLLAALTDMRGQLDGLVFPGFVSRTGSGRLEHLPRYLAGIRYRAERLTDNPNRDRVWMTEAQTASARFEAAGGTIPLPAEAPEHLVKARWMLEELRISLFAQQLGTAESVSLQRLQKVLAG from the coding sequence ATGTCCGACCTCCGAATCTCCTACCCGCCCGAGCTGCCGGTCAGTGCCGCTCGCGCGGACATCGCGCGTGCCATCAGCGAGCACCAGGTCGTCATCGTCGCGGGAGCGACGGGTTCCGGCAAGACCACCCAGCTGCCGAAGATCTGCCTCGAGCTCGGTCGCGAGTCCATCGGGCACACGCAGCCCCGACGACTGGCCGCGCGCACGATCGCCGAACGCATCTCGGAAGAGCTCGGCCAGGAGCTCGGCGGCATCGTCGGCTACCAGGTCCGCTTCACCGATCAGGCGTCGAAGGCGACGAAGATCAAGCTGATGACCGACGGCATCCTGCTGAACGAGATCCACCGCGACCGGATGCTGCGCAAGTACGACACGATCATCATCGACGAGGCGCACGAGCGCAGTCTCAACATCGACTTCCTGCTCGGCTATCTCAAGCAGCTCCTCCCCCAGCGCCCCGACCTCAAGGTCATCATCACGTCCGCGACGATCGACCCGGAGAGCTTCTCGAAGCACTTCGACGGGGCGCCCATCGTCGAGGTCTCCGGCCGCACCTACCCGGTCGAGATCCGCTACCGGCCGCTCGTGGCCGACGAGCCCACGGACGACGATCAGGACGCCCCCGAGTCCGAGACCGCCGACCGCGACTACCTCGAGGGCATCAACGCGGCCCTCGACGAGCTGGCGCGGGAGTCGATGGGCGACGTCCTCGTCTTCCTGTCCGGTGAGACGGAGATCCGCGACGCCGCCGACGCCATCCGCGGCCGCAACCTGCCCGGCACCGAGGTGCTCCCGCTCTACGGCCGGCTCTCCTCCGCAGACCAGCACCGCGTGTTCCAGCCGTCGACCGTGGCAGGCCTCCGCAGGCGCATCATCCTCGCGACGAACGTGGCCGAGACGAGCCTCACGGTGCCCGGCATCAAGTACGTCATCGACGCCGGAACCGCCCGCATCTCGCGCTACAGCGTGCGCTCCAAGGTGCAGCGGCTCCCCATCGAGGCGATCTCGCAGGCGTCGGCGAACCAGCGTTCGGGTCGCTCCGGCCGCACGAGCGACGGCATCGCCATCCGCCTCTACTCGGAGGACGACTTCGCGAAGCGCCCGGAGTTCACCGAACCGGAGATCCTCCGCACGAACCTCGCCGCGGTGATCCTGCAGATGATCTCCCTCGGCCTCGGCGACATCGCCGCCTTCCCCTTCCTCCAGCCGCCGGACGCCCGCGGTATCAAGGACGGCGTCGACCTGCTGTCCGAACTCGGCGCGATCGAGACGCGCACCTTCGCCGACGGGTCACCTCGCGGCGGCGGTCCACGCCTCACGCGGGTGGGGCGCGACCTCAGCCGCCTGCCGATCGATCCGCGGTTCGCGCGCATGGTCGTGGAGTCGAAGCGGCACGGGGTGTCGCGGGAGGTGCTCGCGATCGTCGCGGCGCTCACCATCCAGGACCCACGCGAACGACCGCTCGAGCACCGGCAGAAAGCCGACGAACTGCACCGCCGGTTCGTCGACCCGACGAGCGACTTCCTCGCCCTCCTGAACCTCTGGAACTACCTCGAGGAGAAACAGGACGAGCTGTCGTCGAGCGCGTTCCGTCGGCTCTGCAAGAACGAGTTCCTCAACTACCTCCGCGTCCGCGAGTGGCACGACGTCTACCGCCAGCTGCGCCAGCTCGCGAAGCCCCTCGGGCTGACGATCAACGAGCCGGCGGTGAACCCCGACGGCATCCACAAGTCGCTCCTCGCGGGGCTCCTCTCCCACATCGGGCTGAAGGACCAGACCGTCGCTCCGGTCGTGAAGGGCCGGAACGCTCCCCCGGCGACGAAGACCGCGAAGAAGGGCGACTACATCGGCGCTCGCCAGACGCGCTTCGTCCTCTTCCCCGGGTCCGCGCTCGCCAAGAAGCAGCCGAACGCCGTGATGAGCGCGGAACTCGTGGAGACGAGTCGGCTGTTCGCCCGCACCAACGCCTCGATCGACCCGGCGTGGGCGGAACAGATCGCCGGCGACCTCTGCAAGCGCTCGTACAGCGAGCCGCACTGGGAGAAGAACCAGGGCTCCGCCGTCGCGTTCGAGAAGGTGACCCTCTTCGGCGTGCCGATCGTGCCGCGCCGCCGGGTGCAGTTCGGTCGCATCGACCAGGAGCAGGCCCGTGAACTGTTCCTGCGGCACGCGCTCGTCGACGGCGAGTGGACCCACGACATCGGTCGCGACAAGCTGTTCGACTTCCACCGCGCGAACCGACGACTACGCAGGGAGCTGAGTGAGCTCGAGGAGCGGACGCGACGCCGCGACATCCTCTTCGACGACGAAGCCGTCTTCGACTTCTACGACGCCCGCGTCCCCGCCGAGATCTCGACGACGCGGGGCTTCGAGTCCTGGTGGCGCAAGACGCGCGTCGACCAGCCCGAGCTGCTCACGATGCGCCAGGAGGACCTCCTCCCCGAGGACGCTCCGGCGGTGGACGAGGACCGCTTCCCCGCCGAGTGGGTGCAGGCCGACCAGCGGTTGAAGCTCAGCTATCGCTTCGAGCCCGGAAGCGACGACGACGGCGTGACGGTCATCGTCCCGCTCGCCCTGCTCGACCGGCTCTCGCCCGCGGGTTTCGACTGGCAGGTCCCCGGGCTCCGTCGAGACCTCATCACCGCGATGATCAAAGCGCTCCCGAAGGCCCTGCGTCGGAACATCGTGCCTGCGGCCGACTGGGCGGCGAAGCTGCTCGCCGAGCTCCCCGCCGACGTCCCGGCGGTCGCCCCCGGCAGTCCCTCCGCCGAGGACTCGTTCGCCACCCGTCTCGCGAACGCGATCAAGCGGCTCTCCTACATGGACATCAACGCCTCGGACTTCGAGATGGGACGCGTCCCCGAGCACCTGCTCGTGACCTTCCGCGTCATCGACGAGCGCGGCCGCACGCTCGCGAGCGGCAAGGACCTCGTCGAGCTGCAGCAGCGCCTCAAGCAGCGCACCCGTGCGAGCGTCGCCAAGGTCGCGGCCGCCAGAGTGCCCAACGCCATCGAGCGCTCCGGGTTCACCAGATGGGACTTCGACGACCTCCCCCGCTTCATCGACATCCGCCAAGAGGACGGCGTGATCCGCGGCTACCCCGCGATCGTCGACGACGGCACGAGCGTGTCGATCCGGATCATGAGCACGGAGGCCGACCAGGCCCGCGCCATGCCCGCCGGCGTGCGCCGCCTCCTCCTGCTCGCGATCCCGTCCCCGACGGCGTACGTGCAGCAGCACCTCAAGGCCAATGAGAAGCTGGCGCTCGCGACGAGCCCGTACCGATCGACGCCGGCGTTGTTCGAGGACTGCCTCGCCGCCTGCATCGACGATGTCCTGTTCCGCGTGGTGCCCGACGGACAGGTGTTCTCGCGGCTGCAGTACGAGACGCTTCGCGACCGCGTCTCCGCCTCGGTCATGGACCGCATGTTCCAGACGGTCGCCATCGTCGCCCGCATCCTGCAAGCCGCGCGCGACACGGAGAAGGCCATGAAGGCGGCGACGAGCATGACGCTGCTCGCGGCCCTCACCGACATGCGGGGCCAGCTCGACGGACTGGTCTTCCCGGGCTTCGTCTCCCGGACGGGCTCAGGACGACTCGAGCATCTGCCCCGCTACCTCGCGGGCATCCGTTACCGCGCCGAGCGACTGACGGACAACCCGAACCGCGACCGGGTGTGGATGACGGAGGCGCAGACGGCGTCGGCACGGTTCGAGGCCGCCGGCGGCACGATCCCACTGCCCGCCGAGGCTCCGGAGCACCTCGTGAAGGCCCGGTGGATGCTCGAGGAGCTCCGGATCAGCCTGTTCGCCCAGCAGCTGGGCACGGCCGAATCGGTGTCGTTGCAGCGCCTGCAGAAGGTCCTCGCGGGCTAG
- a CDS encoding ABC transporter permease: protein MSWVIANWDMIWDLTLTHVQLSLPPIILGFLISLPLGWLAHRYRWSRGVLLTLSGILYAIPSLPLFVLMPSLIGTKILDPANVVIALTIYAVALLVRTVADALDAVDAGVRQSAQAVGFSTGQRFWRVEFPLAGPLMLAGVRVVSASTISLLSVGALIGVTNLGYLFTDGYNRQFPIEILTGIVGTVVIAIVFDVLLVLLGRILMPWTRISSKGAIRRRRAATEARELATAGGGAA from the coding sequence ATGAGCTGGGTCATCGCGAACTGGGACATGATCTGGGACCTCACCCTCACCCATGTCCAGCTGAGCCTGCCCCCGATCATCCTGGGCTTCCTCATCTCCCTACCCCTCGGCTGGCTCGCACACCGGTACCGGTGGTCGCGAGGCGTGCTGCTCACGCTGAGCGGCATCCTCTACGCGATCCCGTCCCTGCCGCTCTTCGTCCTCATGCCGTCCCTCATCGGCACGAAGATCCTCGATCCGGCGAACGTCGTGATCGCGCTCACCATCTACGCCGTGGCCCTGCTCGTCCGCACGGTCGCCGACGCGCTCGACGCCGTCGACGCCGGGGTCCGGCAGTCGGCCCAGGCCGTGGGGTTCTCCACCGGCCAGCGGTTCTGGCGGGTGGAGTTCCCACTGGCGGGTCCGCTCATGCTCGCCGGCGTCCGCGTGGTCTCCGCGAGCACCATCAGCCTGCTGAGCGTCGGCGCCCTCATCGGCGTGACGAACCTCGGCTACCTCTTCACCGACGGCTACAACCGGCAGTTCCCGATCGAGATCCTGACCGGCATCGTCGGGACGGTCGTGATCGCGATCGTGTTCGACGTCCTGCTGGTGCTTCTCGGCCGAATCCTCATGCCGTGGACGCGGATCAGCTCGAAGGGTGCGATCCGTCGTCGTCGCGCGGCCACCGAAGCCCGTGAGCTGGCGACCGCCGGGGGAGGAGCCGCATGA
- a CDS encoding aromatic amino acid lyase: protein MGAPVVFGTGPISVDDLVAVSRDDAIVVLDTPALDRIGAGRAIIDRQTTPVGVGAQGSRPHGPRIPGTAGGRAAPRTATLDVSAVEERVVHDRRGGIGLPLSVDRARAVVAARLAGWTRGASGIRLETAVFVAELLNRGVTPVIPSIGSLGDGDETHLASVATLVIGQGEAVLAGERLPAQVALSRVGLAPLDLAVHEGLAFVHHNAYSLGVGALALHRLGALSRLADTTSALSSRAAARPGRGGRGPAFDATVLAGTPSAGTRASGERISELLATPVGPEGARGGGERDGLRLRATPQINGALADEVTAAVQLVEATLGTASEDPLVDQASGVLRTGGLLHGARLARAFDGLRAAIAHTAAAAERRLRRIGGGGADHRGTGHGLAPGRLGQSAADLVAELRVLATPVVTAGVPDEASDDPASFAGTSLRLLERSTALFADVLAVEAIVAADALGPGEHDEWAVGFSVAHAGLRSAIKQELHGQQLVTAALAALGVDRS from the coding sequence ATGGGAGCGCCCGTCGTGTTCGGCACCGGCCCGATCTCGGTCGACGACCTCGTGGCCGTGTCCCGTGACGACGCCATCGTCGTCCTCGACACCCCGGCGCTCGACCGCATCGGCGCCGGCCGGGCCATCATCGACCGGCAGACGACGCCGGTCGGAGTCGGCGCTCAGGGTTCTCGGCCCCATGGTCCACGGATCCCTGGGACCGCCGGGGGACGAGCGGCTCCGCGCACCGCGACGCTCGACGTCTCGGCAGTGGAGGAGCGCGTCGTCCATGACCGCCGTGGCGGCATCGGACTGCCGCTCTCGGTGGACCGTGCTCGGGCGGTGGTCGCCGCCCGGCTCGCCGGCTGGACCCGTGGGGCATCCGGGATCCGCCTCGAGACCGCCGTGTTCGTCGCGGAACTCCTCAACCGTGGGGTGACCCCGGTGATCCCGTCCATCGGCTCCCTCGGCGACGGCGACGAGACCCACCTGGCATCCGTCGCGACGCTCGTGATCGGACAGGGGGAGGCGGTCCTCGCGGGCGAACGGCTCCCCGCGCAGGTCGCCCTGTCACGGGTCGGGCTCGCGCCGCTCGACCTCGCTGTGCACGAGGGGCTGGCGTTCGTCCACCACAACGCCTACTCCCTCGGCGTCGGCGCGCTCGCCCTCCACCGGCTCGGCGCGCTCAGTCGACTCGCGGACACCACGAGCGCACTCTCGTCCCGGGCGGCTGCGCGGCCCGGGCGCGGCGGGCGAGGACCGGCGTTCGACGCGACGGTCCTCGCGGGCACCCCGTCGGCCGGCACCCGGGCGAGTGGCGAGCGGATCTCCGAGTTGTTGGCGACGCCGGTCGGCCCGGAGGGTGCGCGCGGCGGAGGGGAACGAGACGGACTGCGGCTCCGGGCGACCCCACAGATCAACGGTGCCCTCGCCGACGAGGTCACCGCGGCCGTCCAGCTCGTGGAAGCGACGCTCGGAACGGCCTCGGAGGATCCACTCGTCGACCAGGCGTCGGGTGTCCTGCGGACCGGCGGGTTGCTCCACGGCGCGCGGCTCGCCCGCGCCTTCGACGGGCTGCGCGCGGCCATCGCGCACACCGCCGCTGCGGCCGAGCGACGGCTCAGACGCATCGGCGGAGGCGGGGCCGACCACCGGGGGACCGGGCACGGGCTCGCACCGGGTCGGCTCGGTCAGTCGGCCGCGGACCTCGTCGCCGAACTGCGCGTGCTCGCGACCCCGGTCGTCACCGCCGGCGTGCCGGATGAGGCCTCGGACGACCCGGCCTCCTTCGCCGGGACCTCGCTGCGACTGCTGGAACGCTCGACCGCCCTCTTCGCGGACGTGCTGGCGGTCGAGGCGATCGTCGCGGCGGACGCGCTCGGCCCGGGCGAGCACGACGAGTGGGCGGTCGGGTTCTCCGTCGCCCATGCCGGCCTCCGGTCGGCGATCAAGCAGGAGCTGCACGGTCAGCAGCTCGTCACGGCGGCCCTCGCCGCGTTGGGCGTCGACCGATCCTGA
- a CDS encoding ABC transporter substrate-binding protein — protein sequence MFTVRQGRRLAVGIAATAVAALALSACSAGDPTAGETAASDTITVGSAGFPESEIIAQIYIQALEANDIKTAESLNIGARDVYIAALEDGSIDLVPDYSGNLLQFFDDSATATSSDEVYSALQEATPKGYEVLDQSKAEDKDSYNVTKEFSEANNVTSLADLAALTIPLAIGGAPELAERPYGPKGLTEVYGVPADKLTFVPISDGGGAQTTAALLDGTVQLADIYTTTPSITENDFVTLEDPENLILPQNVLPLINSAKASDKVKEVLNAVSAELTTEDLIELNARNQGDEKAAPKTLAADWLKDKKLFD from the coding sequence ATGTTCACAGTTCGACAGGGTCGACGCCTCGCCGTCGGCATCGCCGCGACCGCGGTCGCGGCACTCGCACTCAGCGCCTGCTCCGCAGGCGACCCGACCGCCGGGGAGACCGCGGCATCCGACACGATCACGGTCGGCTCCGCCGGATTCCCCGAGTCGGAGATCATCGCGCAGATCTACATCCAGGCGCTCGAGGCCAACGACATCAAGACGGCCGAGTCCCTGAACATCGGCGCTCGCGACGTCTACATCGCAGCGCTCGAAGACGGCTCGATCGACCTCGTCCCCGACTACAGCGGCAACCTGCTGCAGTTCTTCGACGACTCCGCCACGGCCACCTCGAGCGACGAGGTCTACTCCGCCCTGCAGGAGGCCACGCCCAAGGGCTACGAGGTCCTCGACCAGTCCAAGGCGGAGGACAAGGACTCCTACAACGTCACGAAGGAGTTCAGCGAGGCGAACAACGTCACGAGCCTCGCCGACCTCGCGGCCCTCACCATCCCGCTCGCCATCGGCGGCGCACCCGAGTTGGCTGAGCGCCCGTACGGCCCGAAGGGCCTGACGGAGGTGTACGGCGTCCCCGCCGACAAGCTCACCTTCGTCCCGATCAGCGACGGCGGCGGCGCCCAGACCACCGCGGCCCTGCTCGACGGTACGGTCCAGCTCGCCGACATCTACACCACGACCCCGTCGATCACCGAGAACGACTTCGTCACGCTCGAGGACCCGGAGAACCTGATCCTCCCGCAGAACGTCCTGCCGCTGATCAACTCGGCCAAGGCCAGCGACAAGGTCAAGGAGGTCTTGAACGCCGTGTCGGCGGAGCTGACCACAGAAGACCTCATCGAGCTCAACGCCCGCAACCAGGGCGACGAGAAGGCAGCTCCGAAGACCCTCGCGGCCGACTGGCTGAAGGACAAGAAGCTCTTCGACTGA
- a CDS encoding ABC transporter permease: MATTVQLTALHARYSLLETVRVPIALIGSLVFPALSLLFFVVPQAQVAGDPVIATQAVISLIVFAVLANSLFGFGLTIAQAREQAWDPYLRTLPVTSVARVLSHLCSVGLLGFAAVIPVVVLGAFLTAATTTPMGLLGGIVALLVGALPFMLLGTAIGYALPSKAAIAVVQVVMFSLAFAGGLFIPPFLFAPWLDRLSMFLPSRQTRELVVWAVQGGELPWWSWVGVLAWTLVLTVVVLALYRRDEGRRYR, encoded by the coding sequence ATGGCCACCACCGTCCAGCTCACCGCCCTGCACGCGCGGTACTCCCTGCTCGAGACCGTGCGCGTCCCGATCGCGCTGATCGGCTCGCTCGTCTTCCCGGCGCTCTCGCTACTGTTCTTCGTCGTCCCGCAGGCGCAGGTCGCCGGCGATCCCGTCATCGCGACCCAGGCGGTCATCTCCCTCATCGTGTTCGCCGTGCTCGCCAACTCCCTGTTCGGCTTCGGCCTGACCATCGCCCAGGCGAGGGAACAGGCGTGGGATCCGTACCTCCGCACGCTTCCGGTGACGAGCGTCGCCCGTGTTCTCTCGCACCTGTGCTCGGTCGGCCTCCTCGGGTTCGCGGCCGTCATACCGGTCGTCGTGCTCGGCGCGTTCCTGACCGCAGCCACCACGACTCCGATGGGACTGCTCGGCGGCATCGTGGCGCTCCTGGTGGGTGCCCTGCCGTTCATGCTCCTCGGCACCGCGATCGGGTACGCCCTCCCGAGCAAGGCCGCGATCGCCGTGGTGCAGGTGGTCATGTTCTCCCTGGCCTTCGCCGGCGGACTGTTCATCCCACCGTTCCTCTTCGCCCCGTGGCTCGACCGGCTGTCCATGTTCCTCCCGAGCCGTCAGACCCGGGAGCTCGTCGTCTGGGCGGTCCAGGGTGGCGAGTTGCCGTGGTGGTCGTGGGTCGGCGTCCTGGCGTGGACGCTCGTCCTGACCGTCGTCGTCCTCGCCCTCTACCGCCGCGACGAGGGCCGCCGCTACCGCTGA
- a CDS encoding ABC transporter ATP-binding protein, whose translation MTITPLATLEGVTRRYGDVTALHDVDLSVEPGSLVGLLGPNGAGKSTVLSLLQGTRRPTTGTVTLFGGDPAHAVNRTRLGSTPQETALPPTLRVGEVVDFVGRHFADRVPTAALAEQFGLGDLLRRQTGSLSGGQQRRLAVALAFVGRPRLVLLDEPTTGLDVDARRTLWDAIRRQHELGATIVLTSHYLEEIEALAERVVVLGGGRVITDAPLRDVLGLVGIHRVRLRTTDPGAVERLTGVVQASRDGDAVELDVRDADAFVRELVRSEAPFTDLAVRGATLEEAFLTLTADARADVERSAA comes from the coding sequence ATGACGATCACACCACTGGCCACCCTCGAGGGCGTGACACGACGTTACGGCGACGTGACCGCGCTGCACGACGTCGACCTCAGTGTCGAGCCGGGCTCGCTCGTCGGGCTCCTCGGGCCCAACGGCGCCGGCAAGTCCACCGTGCTCTCCCTGCTGCAGGGCACCCGACGTCCGACGACCGGCACGGTGACGCTCTTCGGCGGCGATCCCGCCCATGCGGTCAACCGCACCAGGCTCGGATCGACCCCGCAGGAGACGGCACTGCCGCCCACGCTCCGGGTGGGAGAGGTCGTCGACTTCGTCGGACGCCACTTCGCGGACCGCGTGCCGACGGCCGCCCTGGCGGAGCAGTTCGGTCTCGGTGACCTCCTCCGACGCCAGACGGGCTCGCTCTCGGGCGGCCAGCAGCGCCGCCTCGCGGTCGCGCTCGCGTTCGTCGGCAGACCGCGTCTCGTGCTCCTCGACGAGCCGACGACGGGCCTCGACGTCGACGCCCGCCGAACCCTCTGGGACGCGATCCGCCGGCAACACGAGCTCGGGGCGACCATCGTCCTCACCAGTCACTACCTCGAGGAGATCGAAGCGCTCGCCGAGCGCGTCGTGGTCCTGGGTGGCGGACGGGTCATCACCGACGCCCCACTGCGCGACGTCCTCGGGCTCGTCGGTATCCACCGGGTGCGGCTCCGGACCACCGACCCCGGAGCGGTGGAGCGGCTCACCGGGGTCGTCCAGGCGAGTCGTGACGGTGACGCCGTCGAACTGGACGTCCGTGACGCCGACGCGTTCGTGCGCGAGCTCGTCCGGTCCGAGGCCCCGTTCACCGATCTCGCCGTGCGCGGAGCGACCCTCGAGGAGGCGTTCCTGACCCTCACCGCGGATGCCCGGGCGGACGTCGAACGGAGCGCCGCCTGA